Genomic window (Spirosoma sp. KCTC 42546):
GGTGCTCTGGCAACGAAAACAGCCCAAACTCATTACGACTATGACCCAGCCGTAACGCACGAGATTCCAGGTAGTCCAACAGGGCCGCTACAAATCTGGACCTATCAGCAGAATGTGTTGATCGATTACGTTGAGAAATCAGGAGCGCTGGAGTCTCGTCCTATTACGATTCAGAATGGGTTAGCAACGTCAATCACGATTCCCGGCAATTATAAAGTCATTTGGGCGTATGACAACCAGCAGCGGCAAACCAAATTAGCTGAGTATGTTGGTGATACACTCACCAGAACAACCACTCAGACCTGGGGTAATGCAAAGCCGGCTAGTGCCTCTTTACCTGCTTTCAAAGGATTTCCGAACACGATTCCAACATCCGAATTTGGGCAATCGGGTGTTCTGGCCACTTCCAACTATTTGTATTGGAATTCGATCAGTAAAAAAATGGAGACGTTTTCAGAGCAAACAACTGTTAGCCAGACAAACGAACAGGGATTTGCAACAAATGTCGTTAGTACCGTTAAACACCCATTGGCGGTCGATCAGGATTATACAACGACTGAAACCTATACCTATTCAGGTTGTCAATAATACAGGCTCAACAGTTCGATCAACTTGACTGAACGTCCTTTAGTAGACATTATAAAAGACTGCCGACGGGGAAAGGAGGCAGCCATGCAGGCGCTTTACGAGCGCTTCTACAGCTACGCCCTATCGGTTTGTCTGGCATATGCCAGCGACCAGGAAGACGCCCGCGAAATGCTTAACGATGGTTTCCTGAAAGCATTTCGGCATCTGGATACGTTAAAAAATGAGGATGTACTCGTACCCTGGCTACGACGAATTCTGATAAACACCGCCATTGATTATTACCGTCGAAACCGGAAACGGGCCTTGGATCTATCAACGGATGAACTTGCGTATACACTTGAAGAACCCTACCTGAATGACGAAGCAATTTTTGCCCAACTTTCAGCCGAGCATATTCTTGCCGTAATCCATCAATTGCCCCTTCCCTACCGAATGGTTTTTAGTCTGTATGTGCTGGAAGGCTATACACACCGCGAAATCTCGGAACAGCTTGGCCTTGCCGAAAGTACGTCACGAGCGCATTTATCGGAAGCAAATCGATTATTACGTAAAGCGCTGACCAACCAACTTCCCACTACCCATGAGCGAACAAACCGATAAACCGCTCCATGACTGGGTACGTCAGTCACTGGACACCTACCGCCCCGATTATAACCCGACCGATTGGGCACGTCTCCAGCGTACGTTGCGTCGTCGGCGATGGGGGCGCTGGGGTGCTCTTACGAGTGTATGTCTGCTTCTTGTCGGTTTGATCAGTTGGTTCGTTGTTGAACAGCAAACAGACAACGTAAAGCAGAGTTCTACTACTCTTCTCTTACGTAGCCCCAAACCAGCGCTTATACTGGATTCTATTGAGGCA
Coding sequences:
- a CDS encoding RNA polymerase sigma factor, producing MTERPLVDIIKDCRRGKEAAMQALYERFYSYALSVCLAYASDQEDAREMLNDGFLKAFRHLDTLKNEDVLVPWLRRILINTAIDYYRRNRKRALDLSTDELAYTLEEPYLNDEAIFAQLSAEHILAVIHQLPLPYRMVFSLYVLEGYTHREISEQLGLAESTSRAHLSEANRLLRKALTNQLPTTHERTNR